In Asterias rubens chromosome 15, eAstRub1.3, whole genome shotgun sequence, a genomic segment contains:
- the LOC117300212 gene encoding uncharacterized protein LOC117300212, whose product MPGLRRSVSYRELRQSLPAFLGGAVVATVVLLAFVGLHRPAGPERRRRPTTLQLPEEHQCPECPESECPRCPEKDKVFIVPKTLKAFLGRHWDVMKESAVVIARTQMKSVPSYVVSLHPTERDPYISHSLIERGGWQEPLIVRMCKEMNKAPSDAFFVDIGAYVGTLALGLSACGHKVIVFEPMTRNTFLLKESVFLNQLSTDRFTIHNMAVGNFNGRACFSASSSNQGDGRFVSGGDDSHLCASHENAVQMIRLQDVLKEDTRIWTLHIDAQGFEAAVLAGAEAILTGTNPPQYLHVKLGQPYSKETMSVTRGLVETLGWLKDIGYSLRDTDNEPIRDVSKFVWQLGHESAYVLGIHGVK is encoded by the exons ATGCCCGGGTTACGGCGCTCCGTGAGCTACCGAGAACTTCGCCAGTCACTCCCCGCGTTCCTCGGTGGTGCCGTTGTCGCCACCGTGGTGCTACTAGCCTTCGTCGGACTCCATCGACCCGCGGGGCCGGAGAGGAGACGACGACCCACCACCCTCCAGCTCCCTGAGGAGCATCAGTGTCCGGAGTGCCCGGAGTCAGAATGCCCGAGATGTCCAGAGAAGGATAAGGTGTTTATAGTGCCGAAGACTCTGAAGGCTTTTCTTGGAAGACATTGGGATGTTATGAAGGAGAGTGCGGTGGTCATTGCAAGGACTCAAATGAAATC TGTTCCGAGTTACGTCGTATCCCTTCACCCTACGGAGAGAGATCCGTATATAAGTCACAGCCTGATCGAGAGAGGTGGATGGCAGGAACCGCTCATTGTGCGCATGTGCAAAGAGATGAACAAAGCACCAAGTGATGCTTTCTTTGTCGATATTGGCGCTTATGTTG GTACCCTGGCTCTAGGTCTCTCAGCATGCGGCCATAAAGTGATAGTCTTCGAGCCGATGACACGAAATACATTCTTACTCAAAGAAAGTGTTTTCCTCAACCAGTTGTCCACAGACCGGTTCACAATACACAACATGGCGGTCGGCAACTTCAACGGAAGGGCCTGCTTTTCAGCGAGTTCAAGCAACCAGGGTGACGGCCGGTTTGTCTCGG GTGGAGACGACTCACATCTATGTGCGTCTCACGAGAACGCAGTACAGATGATCCGTCTACAAGACGTCCTCAAGGAAGACACCCGCATCTGGACCCTTCACATTGACGCACAGGGCTTCGAAGCAGCCGTCTTGGCCGGGGCAGAGGCGATCCTCACCGGTACCAACCCGCCCCAGTACCTCCACGTTAAGCTGGGCCAGCCGTACAGCAAGGAGACAATGTCCGTCACCCGTGGGTTGGTGGAGACGCTGGGATGGCTGAAAGACATCGGTTACTCGTTGAGGGATACCGACAACGAACCGATCAGGGATGTGTCTAAGTTTGTCTGGCAATTAGGACACGAGTCGGCTTACGTCTTGGGAATTCATGGagtaaaatga